One Scophthalmus maximus strain ysfricsl-2021 chromosome 9, ASM2237912v1, whole genome shotgun sequence genomic region harbors:
- the LOC118319624 gene encoding serine/threonine-protein phosphatase 2A 55 kDa regulatory subunit B beta isoform isoform X1, whose amino-acid sequence MLSPIQVLCSDITTLSLEPEPFASYTEADIISTVEFNHTGELLATGDKGGRVVIFQREPEGKTEPFSQGEYNVYSTFQSHEPEFDYLKSLEIEEKINKIRWLPQQNAAQFLLSTNDKTIKLWKVSERDKRPEGYNLKDEEGRIKDISTVTSLQVPVLMPMDLMVEVSPRRVFANAHTYHVNSISVNSDFETYMSADDLRINLWHLDITDRSFNIVDIKPTNMEDLTEVITAAEFHPHHCNLFVYSSSKGTLRLCDMREAALCDKHSKLFEEPEDPSARSFFSEIISSVSDVKFSHSGRYLLTRDYLTAKVWDLNMESKPLETYQVHDYLRSKLCSLYENDCIFDKFECAWNGSDSVIMTGAYNNFFRMFDRNTKRDVTLEASRESSKPRAVLKPRRVCAAGGKRRKDDISVDSLDFTKKILHTAWHPTENIIAIAATNNLYIFQDKLNSELH is encoded by the exons ATGTTGAGCCCCATCCAGGTCCTGTGCTCCGACATCACTACCCTTTCTCTGGAGCCTGAGCCGTTTGCCTCTTACACTGAAG CTGATATCATCTCCACTGTTGAGTTCAACCACACAGGAGAGCTCCTGGCCACAGGGGACAAGGGAGGCCGTGTTGTCATCTTTCAGAGGGAACCAGAG GGCAAGACGGAGCCATTCTCCCAGGGAGAGTACAATGTCTACAGCACCTTTCAGAGCCATGAGCCCGAGTTCGACTACCTTAAGAGTCTGGAGATCGAGGAGAAGATCAATAAGATCCGATGGCTGCCTCAGCAGAACGCTGCACaattcctcctctccaccaatG ataAGACCATTAAGTTGTGGAAGGTGAGTGAAAGAGACAAACGGCCTGAGGGATACAACCTGAAAGATGAGGAGGGCCGCATCAAGGACATCTCCACCGTGACCTCCCTCCAG gtACCGGTGTTGATGCCGATGGACCTGATGGTGGAGGTAAGCCCACGGCGGGTGTTTGCAAATGCCCACACCTACCACGTCAATTCCATCTCCGTCAACTCCGACTTTGAGACCTACATGTCAGCCGATGATCTGAGGATCAACCTCTGGCATCTGGACATCACCGACCGCAGCTTCA ACATTGTGGACATCAAACCCACCAACATGGAGGATCTGACGGAGGTGATAACAGCGGCGGAGTTTCACCCCCACCACTGTAATTTGTTTGTCTATAGCAGCAGCAAAGGCACCCTGCGCCTCTGTGACATGAGAGAAGCAGCGCTGTGCGACAAACACTCCAAAT TGTTTGAGGAGCCCGAGGACCCCAGCGCCCGCTCCTTCTTCTCCGAAATCATCTCCTCCGTGTCGGACGTCAAGTTCAGCCACAGCGGCCGATACCTGCTCACCAGAGACTACCTGACTGCCAAAGTGTGGGACCTCAACATGGAGAGCAAGCCCCTAGAGACGTACCAG GTTCATGATTACCTCCGCAGCAAGTTGTGTTCCCTTTATGAAAACGACTGCATCTTTGACAAGTTTGAATGTGCCTGGAACGGCTCAGACAG TGTTATCATGACCGGAGCCTACAACAACTTCTTCCGCATGTTTGACCGTAACACTAAACGCGACGTGACCCTGGAGGCGTCAAGAGAGAGCAGCAAACCCCGGGCCGTCCTGAAGCCGCGGAGGGTCTGCGCCGCCGGAGGAAAGCGCCGGAAGGACGACATCAGCGTGGACAGCCTGGACTTCACCAAGAAGATCCTCCACACGGCCTGGCACCCGACCGAGAACATCATCGCCATCGCCGCCACCAACAACCTGTACATCTTCCAGGACAAACTCAACTCTGAGCTGCATTAA
- the LOC118319624 gene encoding serine/threonine-protein phosphatase 2A 55 kDa regulatory subunit B gamma isoform isoform X2, giving the protein MGEDTDATPTLNHRGFLPDHNYVTEADIISTVEFNHTGELLATGDKGGRVVIFQREPEGKTEPFSQGEYNVYSTFQSHEPEFDYLKSLEIEEKINKIRWLPQQNAAQFLLSTNDKTIKLWKVSERDKRPEGYNLKDEEGRIKDISTVTSLQVPVLMPMDLMVEVSPRRVFANAHTYHVNSISVNSDFETYMSADDLRINLWHLDITDRSFNIVDIKPTNMEDLTEVITAAEFHPHHCNLFVYSSSKGTLRLCDMREAALCDKHSKLFEEPEDPSARSFFSEIISSVSDVKFSHSGRYLLTRDYLTAKVWDLNMESKPLETYQVHDYLRSKLCSLYENDCIFDKFECAWNGSDSVIMTGAYNNFFRMFDRNTKRDVTLEASRESSKPRAVLKPRRVCAAGGKRRKDDISVDSLDFTKKILHTAWHPTENIIAIAATNNLYIFQDKLNSELH; this is encoded by the exons CTGATATCATCTCCACTGTTGAGTTCAACCACACAGGAGAGCTCCTGGCCACAGGGGACAAGGGAGGCCGTGTTGTCATCTTTCAGAGGGAACCAGAG GGCAAGACGGAGCCATTCTCCCAGGGAGAGTACAATGTCTACAGCACCTTTCAGAGCCATGAGCCCGAGTTCGACTACCTTAAGAGTCTGGAGATCGAGGAGAAGATCAATAAGATCCGATGGCTGCCTCAGCAGAACGCTGCACaattcctcctctccaccaatG ataAGACCATTAAGTTGTGGAAGGTGAGTGAAAGAGACAAACGGCCTGAGGGATACAACCTGAAAGATGAGGAGGGCCGCATCAAGGACATCTCCACCGTGACCTCCCTCCAG gtACCGGTGTTGATGCCGATGGACCTGATGGTGGAGGTAAGCCCACGGCGGGTGTTTGCAAATGCCCACACCTACCACGTCAATTCCATCTCCGTCAACTCCGACTTTGAGACCTACATGTCAGCCGATGATCTGAGGATCAACCTCTGGCATCTGGACATCACCGACCGCAGCTTCA ACATTGTGGACATCAAACCCACCAACATGGAGGATCTGACGGAGGTGATAACAGCGGCGGAGTTTCACCCCCACCACTGTAATTTGTTTGTCTATAGCAGCAGCAAAGGCACCCTGCGCCTCTGTGACATGAGAGAAGCAGCGCTGTGCGACAAACACTCCAAAT TGTTTGAGGAGCCCGAGGACCCCAGCGCCCGCTCCTTCTTCTCCGAAATCATCTCCTCCGTGTCGGACGTCAAGTTCAGCCACAGCGGCCGATACCTGCTCACCAGAGACTACCTGACTGCCAAAGTGTGGGACCTCAACATGGAGAGCAAGCCCCTAGAGACGTACCAG GTTCATGATTACCTCCGCAGCAAGTTGTGTTCCCTTTATGAAAACGACTGCATCTTTGACAAGTTTGAATGTGCCTGGAACGGCTCAGACAG TGTTATCATGACCGGAGCCTACAACAACTTCTTCCGCATGTTTGACCGTAACACTAAACGCGACGTGACCCTGGAGGCGTCAAGAGAGAGCAGCAAACCCCGGGCCGTCCTGAAGCCGCGGAGGGTCTGCGCCGCCGGAGGAAAGCGCCGGAAGGACGACATCAGCGTGGACAGCCTGGACTTCACCAAGAAGATCCTCCACACGGCCTGGCACCCGACCGAGAACATCATCGCCATCGCCGCCACCAACAACCTGTACATCTTCCAGGACAAACTCAACTCTGAGCTGCATTAA